A region from the Malus domestica chromosome 07, GDT2T_hap1 genome encodes:
- the LOC103401899 gene encoding uncharacterized protein — MSFMKGDLLTRTRKLVKGLAKAEPVWLKAMEKAPPVTFPRANAIQKITLPEDVYIKKFFQKHPDSKHEDAIKISSFDPPPARIFGLRVLELKEQGVSEEEAMAVADMEYRMERKEKKKAYSRLKKIAHLQGKRPPPNPYPSAIKEIQAEEKKYVRDRFYNPKIIQLVRKLQEEKVAEAQERFRGGGGSW; from the exons ATGTCGTTCATGAAAGGAGATTTACTTACGAGAACTAGAAAGCTGGTGAAGGGCCTAGCCAAGGCCGAGCCTGTTTGGCTCAAAGCCATGGAAAA GGCACCGCCTGTAACATTTCCTCGTGCAAATGCAATTCAGAAAATCACTCTCCCAGAGGATGTTTACATAAAGAAGTTTTTCCAGAAGCATCCAGATTCCAAACATGAAGATGCCATAAA GATTTCTTCTTTTGATCCTCCACCAGCCCGTATATTTGGTTTGCGGGTGCTTGAGTTGAAAGAGCAAGGGGTTTCTGAGGAAGAAGCAATGGCAGTAGCCGAT ATGGAATACCGGatggagagaaaagagaagaagaaggcataTTCCCGCTTGAAGAAAATTGCACACCTTCAAGGGAAGAGGCCTCCTCCCAACCCATATCCCAGCGCTATCAAGGAAATACAAGCTGAGGAGAAGAAGTATGTTCGCGACCGCTTTTACAATCCCAAAATTATTCAACTTGTAAGGAAATTGCAAGAGGAGAAGGTAGCTGAAGCGCAGGAGAGAttcagaggaggaggaggttccTGGTAA